A part of Drosophila ananassae strain 14024-0371.13 chromosome 2R, ASM1763931v2, whole genome shotgun sequence genomic DNA contains:
- the LOC6507201 gene encoding fork head transcription factor 1 isoform X1: protein MAATTTTTTTTLATTTGNCNTNNNSNSNSTNNNNNNNNNNIVTVHAVLNTPPTSIAASATADPATVAIAKDMLQLHHGAATAAAAAAALNNNNNNSTSTTTTSSSSNSAAELTSNSNNNSANHPPANTTTPSVVASSSSSSSASSSPPYGELRFNQEVLPITDTVTVIGRNSSTSLVHFNVAENNLVSRKHFQVIYNTELHAFFVQCLSKNGIFVDDFLQRRNVDPLRLPQRCYFRFPSTEIRIEFESYVPPAPSDVAGHSPSLVVGGGGVGPGTNVIITPPPRDDLQQQPQLHHPHQQLQQQLQQHSHQQSAHHLTLQQQQPAHHPLPHATHHPLHHTALQQQQQQRGGNIVAAPPQGAAAHLIAATDGPGIYSPLKISIPKKEQKSPYLSPTGTISAANSCPASPRQGFIQNQPNNYNNYSNNNTQELFQTPSTASYNHNEKPPYSYAQLIVQAISAAPDKQLTLSGIYSFIVKHYPYYRKETNKGWQNSIRHNLSLNRYFIKVARSQDEPGKGSFWRIDPDSGAKLIDHSYKKRRQRSSQGFRPPYGMPRSAPVSPSHMDNSRESSPLQDIVLQSAPGSPGLSLEQRANDAAEIIYNSQNAHQQQQQQSQQPQQQQQTLSNNSNQYSSGSPYYITNQNSNAPVAQAHVEGSGGNGGVGALIAVKRNHVMHQQQAVAQQQQQQQQQQHSEIIYEEVPTDYSGHIEASEEECVTTASEATVPKRPKYVSEVL from the exons ATGGCCGccactacaacaacaacaaccacaacactAGCAACAACCACCGGCAAttgcaacaccaacaacaatagcaatagcaacagcaccaacaacaataacaataataacaacaacaacatagTAACGGTACACGCCGTACTAAATACCCCACCCACCAGCATTGCAGCCTCAGCGACTGCCGATCCCGCCACCGTTGCCATTGCCAAGGACATGTTGCAGCTGCATCACggtgcagcaacagcagcagcagcagcggcggctctaaacaataacaacaacaacagcaccagcaccaccaccaccagcagcagcagcaatagcGCAGCCGAGCTGACTAGCAATAGCAACAATAATTCAGCAAACCACCCACCTGCTAACACCACCACCCCCTCCGTCGTTGCCTCctcctcatcatcatcatccgcCTCCTCCTCGCCGCCATATGGAGAGCTGCGCTTCAATCAAGAGGTTCTGCCCATTACGGACACCGTAACTGTCATTGGACGCAACTCCTCCACCTCGCTGGTGCACTTTAATGTCGCGGAGAACAATCTGGTGTCGCGGAAGCACTTTCAGGTGATCTACAACACCGAGTTGCACGCCTTCTTTGTCCAGTGCCTCAGCAAGAATGGCATCTTTGTGGACGACTTCTTGCAGCGCCGCAACGTCGATCCATTGCGGTTGCCCCAGCG ATGCTACTTCCGATTCCCCAGCACGGAGATTCGAATCGAGTTTGAGAGTTATGTGCCGCCCGCCCCATCCGATGTTGCCGGACATTCGCCATCTCTTGTTGTGGGCGGTGGTGGTGTTGGACCCGGTACCAATGTCATAATAACACCGCCGCCCCGAGACGAtttgcagcagcagccgcaacTCCATCATCCCCATCAACAGCTacagcagcagctgcaacaACACTCGCACCAACAGTCTGCGCACCACCTGACgctgcagcaacagcaaccagCGCACCACCCCCTCCCGCATGCAACACACCACCCGCTTCACCACACAGCCctacagcagcagcagcaacaacgtGGCGGCAATATTGTCGCAGCACCTCCCCAAGGAGCAGCTGCCCACCTAATCGCTGCCACGGACGGCCCTGGGATCTATTCGCCCCTCAAGATATCCATACCCAAGAAGGAGCAGAAAAGCCCCTACCTGTCACCAACTG GTACAATAAGCGCTGCCAACAGTTGTCCGGCTAGTCCACGTCAGGGATTCATCCAGAATCAGCCCAATAATTACAACAActacagtaacaacaacacg CAGGAGCTGTTCCAGACGCCCTCCACAGCCAGCTACAATCATAACGAGAAGCCGCCGTACAGCTACGCCCAGCTGATTGTCCAGGCCATATCCGCCGCTCCGGACAAGCAACTGACGCTCTCGGGCATTTATTCGTTCATTGTCAAGCACTACCCGTACTACCGCAAGGAGACAAATAAGGGTTGGCAGAATTCCATACGTCATAATCTCAGTTTGAATAG gTACTTTATAAAGGTGGCACGATCCCAGGACGAACCAGGCAAAGGCTCCTTTTGGCGCATCGATCCCGACAGCGGCGCCAAGTTGATCGACCACAGCTATAAGAAGCGTCGTCAGCGGAGCAGCCAGGGCTTCCGTCCGCCCTACGGCATGCCCCGATCGGCACCAGTTTCGCCCAGTCACATGG ATAACTCACGCGAGAGCTCCCCACTGCAGGATATAGTGCTACAATCTGCCCCTGGATCACCGGGATTGTCGCTGGAACAGCGTGCCAATGATGCGG CAGAAATCATCTACAACTCCCAGAATgcacaccagcagcagcagcagcagagccaGCAaccacagcagcaacagcaaacgCTGTCCAATAATTCCAATCAGTACAG CAGCGGCAGTCCGTACTATATAACCAATCAAAACTCCAACGCGCCTGTGGCCCAGGCGCATGTGGAGGGAAGTGGCGGTAATGGTGGTGTGGGAGCTCTGATTGCTGTCAAGCGGAACCATGTGATGCACCAGCAACAGGCGGTggcgcagcaacagcagcagcagcagcaacaacagcattCAGAGATTATATACGAGGAGGTGCCGACCGACTATAGTGGTCATATTGAGGCAAGCGAGGAAGAGTGCGTTACTACTGCCAGCGAGGCCACCGTGCCCAAGCGACCCAAGTACGTGTCCGAGGTACTCTGA
- the LOC6507201 gene encoding fork head transcription factor 1 isoform X3, whose translation MAATTTTTTTTLATTTGNCNTNNNSNSNSTNNNNNNNNNNIVTVHAVLNTPPTSIAASATADPATVAIAKDMLQLHHGAATAAAAAAALNNNNNNSTSTTTTSSSSNSAAELTSNSNNNSANHPPANTTTPSVVASSSSSSSASSSPPYGELRFNQEVLPITDTVTVIGRNSSTSLVHFNVAENNLVSRKHFQVIYNTELHAFFVQCLSKNGIFVDDFLQRRNVDPLRLPQRCYFRFPSTEIRIEFESYVPPAPSDVAGHSPSLVVGGGGVGPGTNVIITPPPRDDLQQQPQLHHPHQQLQQQLQQHSHQQSAHHLTLQQQQPAHHPLPHATHHPLHHTALQQQQQQRGGNIVAAPPQGAAAHLIAATDGPGIYSPLKISIPKKEQKSPYLSPTGTISAANSCPASPRQGFIQNQPNNYNNYSNNNTQELFQTPSTASYNHNEKPPYSYAQLIVQAISAAPDKQLTLSGIYSFIVKHYPYYRKETNKGWQNSIRHNLSLNRYFIKVARSQDEPGKGSFWRIDPDSGAKLIDHSYKKRRQRSSQGFRPPYGMPRSAPVSPSHMDNSRESSPLQDIVLQSAPGSPGLSLEQRANDAEIIYNSQNAHQQQQQQSQQPQQQQQTLSNNSNQYSGSPYYITNQNSNAPVAQAHVEGSGGNGGVGALIAVKRNHVMHQQQAVAQQQQQQQQQQHSEIIYEEVPTDYSGHIEASEEECVTTASEATVPKRPKYVSEVL comes from the exons ATGGCCGccactacaacaacaacaaccacaacactAGCAACAACCACCGGCAAttgcaacaccaacaacaatagcaatagcaacagcaccaacaacaataacaataataacaacaacaacatagTAACGGTACACGCCGTACTAAATACCCCACCCACCAGCATTGCAGCCTCAGCGACTGCCGATCCCGCCACCGTTGCCATTGCCAAGGACATGTTGCAGCTGCATCACggtgcagcaacagcagcagcagcagcggcggctctaaacaataacaacaacaacagcaccagcaccaccaccaccagcagcagcagcaatagcGCAGCCGAGCTGACTAGCAATAGCAACAATAATTCAGCAAACCACCCACCTGCTAACACCACCACCCCCTCCGTCGTTGCCTCctcctcatcatcatcatccgcCTCCTCCTCGCCGCCATATGGAGAGCTGCGCTTCAATCAAGAGGTTCTGCCCATTACGGACACCGTAACTGTCATTGGACGCAACTCCTCCACCTCGCTGGTGCACTTTAATGTCGCGGAGAACAATCTGGTGTCGCGGAAGCACTTTCAGGTGATCTACAACACCGAGTTGCACGCCTTCTTTGTCCAGTGCCTCAGCAAGAATGGCATCTTTGTGGACGACTTCTTGCAGCGCCGCAACGTCGATCCATTGCGGTTGCCCCAGCG ATGCTACTTCCGATTCCCCAGCACGGAGATTCGAATCGAGTTTGAGAGTTATGTGCCGCCCGCCCCATCCGATGTTGCCGGACATTCGCCATCTCTTGTTGTGGGCGGTGGTGGTGTTGGACCCGGTACCAATGTCATAATAACACCGCCGCCCCGAGACGAtttgcagcagcagccgcaacTCCATCATCCCCATCAACAGCTacagcagcagctgcaacaACACTCGCACCAACAGTCTGCGCACCACCTGACgctgcagcaacagcaaccagCGCACCACCCCCTCCCGCATGCAACACACCACCCGCTTCACCACACAGCCctacagcagcagcagcaacaacgtGGCGGCAATATTGTCGCAGCACCTCCCCAAGGAGCAGCTGCCCACCTAATCGCTGCCACGGACGGCCCTGGGATCTATTCGCCCCTCAAGATATCCATACCCAAGAAGGAGCAGAAAAGCCCCTACCTGTCACCAACTG GTACAATAAGCGCTGCCAACAGTTGTCCGGCTAGTCCACGTCAGGGATTCATCCAGAATCAGCCCAATAATTACAACAActacagtaacaacaacacg CAGGAGCTGTTCCAGACGCCCTCCACAGCCAGCTACAATCATAACGAGAAGCCGCCGTACAGCTACGCCCAGCTGATTGTCCAGGCCATATCCGCCGCTCCGGACAAGCAACTGACGCTCTCGGGCATTTATTCGTTCATTGTCAAGCACTACCCGTACTACCGCAAGGAGACAAATAAGGGTTGGCAGAATTCCATACGTCATAATCTCAGTTTGAATAG gTACTTTATAAAGGTGGCACGATCCCAGGACGAACCAGGCAAAGGCTCCTTTTGGCGCATCGATCCCGACAGCGGCGCCAAGTTGATCGACCACAGCTATAAGAAGCGTCGTCAGCGGAGCAGCCAGGGCTTCCGTCCGCCCTACGGCATGCCCCGATCGGCACCAGTTTCGCCCAGTCACATGG ATAACTCACGCGAGAGCTCCCCACTGCAGGATATAGTGCTACAATCTGCCCCTGGATCACCGGGATTGTCGCTGGAACAGCGTGCCAATGATGCGG AAATCATCTACAACTCCCAGAATgcacaccagcagcagcagcagcagagccaGCAaccacagcagcaacagcaaacgCTGTCCAATAATTCCAATCAGTACAG CGGCAGTCCGTACTATATAACCAATCAAAACTCCAACGCGCCTGTGGCCCAGGCGCATGTGGAGGGAAGTGGCGGTAATGGTGGTGTGGGAGCTCTGATTGCTGTCAAGCGGAACCATGTGATGCACCAGCAACAGGCGGTggcgcagcaacagcagcagcagcagcaacaacagcattCAGAGATTATATACGAGGAGGTGCCGACCGACTATAGTGGTCATATTGAGGCAAGCGAGGAAGAGTGCGTTACTACTGCCAGCGAGGCCACCGTGCCCAAGCGACCCAAGTACGTGTCCGAGGTACTCTGA
- the LOC6507201 gene encoding fork head transcription factor 1 isoform X2 — MAATTTTTTTTLATTTGNCNTNNNSNSNSTNNNNNNNNNNIVTVHAVLNTPPTSIAASATADPATVAIAKDMLQLHHGAATAAAAAAALNNNNNNSTSTTTTSSSSNSAAELTSNSNNNSANHPPANTTTPSVVASSSSSSSASSSPPYGELRFNQEVLPITDTVTVIGRNSSTSLVHFNVAENNLVSRKHFQVIYNTELHAFFVQCLSKNGIFVDDFLQRRNVDPLRLPQRCYFRFPSTEIRIEFESYVPPAPSDVAGHSPSLVVGGGGVGPGTNVIITPPPRDDLQQQPQLHHPHQQLQQQLQQHSHQQSAHHLTLQQQQPAHHPLPHATHHPLHHTALQQQQQQRGGNIVAAPPQGAAAHLIAATDGPGIYSPLKISIPKKEQKSPYLSPTGTISAANSCPASPRQGFIQNQPNNYNNYSNNNTQELFQTPSTASYNHNEKPPYSYAQLIVQAISAAPDKQLTLSGIYSFIVKHYPYYRKETNKGWQNSIRHNLSLNRYFIKVARSQDEPGKGSFWRIDPDSGAKLIDHSYKKRRQRSSQGFRPPYGMPRSAPVSPSHMDNSRESSPLQDIVLQSAPGSPGLSLEQRANDAEIIYNSQNAHQQQQQQSQQPQQQQQTLSNNSNQYSSGSPYYITNQNSNAPVAQAHVEGSGGNGGVGALIAVKRNHVMHQQQAVAQQQQQQQQQQHSEIIYEEVPTDYSGHIEASEEECVTTASEATVPKRPKYVSEVL, encoded by the exons ATGGCCGccactacaacaacaacaaccacaacactAGCAACAACCACCGGCAAttgcaacaccaacaacaatagcaatagcaacagcaccaacaacaataacaataataacaacaacaacatagTAACGGTACACGCCGTACTAAATACCCCACCCACCAGCATTGCAGCCTCAGCGACTGCCGATCCCGCCACCGTTGCCATTGCCAAGGACATGTTGCAGCTGCATCACggtgcagcaacagcagcagcagcagcggcggctctaaacaataacaacaacaacagcaccagcaccaccaccaccagcagcagcagcaatagcGCAGCCGAGCTGACTAGCAATAGCAACAATAATTCAGCAAACCACCCACCTGCTAACACCACCACCCCCTCCGTCGTTGCCTCctcctcatcatcatcatccgcCTCCTCCTCGCCGCCATATGGAGAGCTGCGCTTCAATCAAGAGGTTCTGCCCATTACGGACACCGTAACTGTCATTGGACGCAACTCCTCCACCTCGCTGGTGCACTTTAATGTCGCGGAGAACAATCTGGTGTCGCGGAAGCACTTTCAGGTGATCTACAACACCGAGTTGCACGCCTTCTTTGTCCAGTGCCTCAGCAAGAATGGCATCTTTGTGGACGACTTCTTGCAGCGCCGCAACGTCGATCCATTGCGGTTGCCCCAGCG ATGCTACTTCCGATTCCCCAGCACGGAGATTCGAATCGAGTTTGAGAGTTATGTGCCGCCCGCCCCATCCGATGTTGCCGGACATTCGCCATCTCTTGTTGTGGGCGGTGGTGGTGTTGGACCCGGTACCAATGTCATAATAACACCGCCGCCCCGAGACGAtttgcagcagcagccgcaacTCCATCATCCCCATCAACAGCTacagcagcagctgcaacaACACTCGCACCAACAGTCTGCGCACCACCTGACgctgcagcaacagcaaccagCGCACCACCCCCTCCCGCATGCAACACACCACCCGCTTCACCACACAGCCctacagcagcagcagcaacaacgtGGCGGCAATATTGTCGCAGCACCTCCCCAAGGAGCAGCTGCCCACCTAATCGCTGCCACGGACGGCCCTGGGATCTATTCGCCCCTCAAGATATCCATACCCAAGAAGGAGCAGAAAAGCCCCTACCTGTCACCAACTG GTACAATAAGCGCTGCCAACAGTTGTCCGGCTAGTCCACGTCAGGGATTCATCCAGAATCAGCCCAATAATTACAACAActacagtaacaacaacacg CAGGAGCTGTTCCAGACGCCCTCCACAGCCAGCTACAATCATAACGAGAAGCCGCCGTACAGCTACGCCCAGCTGATTGTCCAGGCCATATCCGCCGCTCCGGACAAGCAACTGACGCTCTCGGGCATTTATTCGTTCATTGTCAAGCACTACCCGTACTACCGCAAGGAGACAAATAAGGGTTGGCAGAATTCCATACGTCATAATCTCAGTTTGAATAG gTACTTTATAAAGGTGGCACGATCCCAGGACGAACCAGGCAAAGGCTCCTTTTGGCGCATCGATCCCGACAGCGGCGCCAAGTTGATCGACCACAGCTATAAGAAGCGTCGTCAGCGGAGCAGCCAGGGCTTCCGTCCGCCCTACGGCATGCCCCGATCGGCACCAGTTTCGCCCAGTCACATGG ATAACTCACGCGAGAGCTCCCCACTGCAGGATATAGTGCTACAATCTGCCCCTGGATCACCGGGATTGTCGCTGGAACAGCGTGCCAATGATGCGG AAATCATCTACAACTCCCAGAATgcacaccagcagcagcagcagcagagccaGCAaccacagcagcaacagcaaacgCTGTCCAATAATTCCAATCAGTACAG CAGCGGCAGTCCGTACTATATAACCAATCAAAACTCCAACGCGCCTGTGGCCCAGGCGCATGTGGAGGGAAGTGGCGGTAATGGTGGTGTGGGAGCTCTGATTGCTGTCAAGCGGAACCATGTGATGCACCAGCAACAGGCGGTggcgcagcaacagcagcagcagcagcaacaacagcattCAGAGATTATATACGAGGAGGTGCCGACCGACTATAGTGGTCATATTGAGGCAAGCGAGGAAGAGTGCGTTACTACTGCCAGCGAGGCCACCGTGCCCAAGCGACCCAAGTACGTGTCCGAGGTACTCTGA
- the LOC6507201 gene encoding forkhead box protein K1 isoform X4 — translation MKGPVRNSTISAANSCPASPRQGFIQNQPNNYNNYSNNNTQELFQTPSTASYNHNEKPPYSYAQLIVQAISAAPDKQLTLSGIYSFIVKHYPYYRKETNKGWQNSIRHNLSLNRYFIKVARSQDEPGKGSFWRIDPDSGAKLIDHSYKKRRQRSSQGFRPPYGMPRSAPVSPSHMDNSRESSPLQDIVLQSAPGSPGLSLEQRANDAEIIYNSQNAHQQQQQQSQQPQQQQQTLSNNSNQYSSGSPYYITNQNSNAPVAQAHVEGSGGNGGVGALIAVKRNHVMHQQQAVAQQQQQQQQQQHSEIIYEEVPTDYSGHIEASEEECVTTASEATVPKRPKYVSEVL, via the exons aTGAAAGGGCCAGTTCGAAAta GTACAATAAGCGCTGCCAACAGTTGTCCGGCTAGTCCACGTCAGGGATTCATCCAGAATCAGCCCAATAATTACAACAActacagtaacaacaacacg CAGGAGCTGTTCCAGACGCCCTCCACAGCCAGCTACAATCATAACGAGAAGCCGCCGTACAGCTACGCCCAGCTGATTGTCCAGGCCATATCCGCCGCTCCGGACAAGCAACTGACGCTCTCGGGCATTTATTCGTTCATTGTCAAGCACTACCCGTACTACCGCAAGGAGACAAATAAGGGTTGGCAGAATTCCATACGTCATAATCTCAGTTTGAATAG gTACTTTATAAAGGTGGCACGATCCCAGGACGAACCAGGCAAAGGCTCCTTTTGGCGCATCGATCCCGACAGCGGCGCCAAGTTGATCGACCACAGCTATAAGAAGCGTCGTCAGCGGAGCAGCCAGGGCTTCCGTCCGCCCTACGGCATGCCCCGATCGGCACCAGTTTCGCCCAGTCACATGG ATAACTCACGCGAGAGCTCCCCACTGCAGGATATAGTGCTACAATCTGCCCCTGGATCACCGGGATTGTCGCTGGAACAGCGTGCCAATGATGCGG AAATCATCTACAACTCCCAGAATgcacaccagcagcagcagcagcagagccaGCAaccacagcagcaacagcaaacgCTGTCCAATAATTCCAATCAGTACAG CAGCGGCAGTCCGTACTATATAACCAATCAAAACTCCAACGCGCCTGTGGCCCAGGCGCATGTGGAGGGAAGTGGCGGTAATGGTGGTGTGGGAGCTCTGATTGCTGTCAAGCGGAACCATGTGATGCACCAGCAACAGGCGGTggcgcagcaacagcagcagcagcagcaacaacagcattCAGAGATTATATACGAGGAGGTGCCGACCGACTATAGTGGTCATATTGAGGCAAGCGAGGAAGAGTGCGTTACTACTGCCAGCGAGGCCACCGTGCCCAAGCGACCCAAGTACGTGTCCGAGGTACTCTGA
- the LOC6507202 gene encoding superoxide dismutase [Cu-Zn] translates to MVVKAVCVLNGDAKGTVFFEQESSDAPVKVTGEVCGLGKGLHGFHVHEFGDNTNGCMSSGPHFNPYGKEHGAPGDENRHLGDLGNIEATGDCPTKVTISDSKITLFGADSIIGRTVVVHADADDLGKGGHELSKSTGNAGARIGCGVIGIAKI, encoded by the exons ATGGTTGTTAAAGCAGTTTGCGTTCTCAATGGCGATGCCAAGGGCACAGTTTTCTTCGAGCAGGAG AGCAGCGACGCTCCCGTGAAGGTCACCGGAGAGGTGTGCGGCCTGGGCAAGGGTCTGCACGGCTTCCATGTGCACGAGTTCGGAGACAACACCAACGGCTGCATGTCCTCCGGCCCCCATTTCAACCCCTACGGCAAGGAGCACGGCGCTCCCGGCGATGAGAACCGTCACTTGGGCGACTTGGGCAACATCGAGGCTACTGGCGACTGCCCCACCAAGGTCACCATCAGCGACTCCAAGATCACTCTCTTTGGCGCCGATAGCATCATTGGACGCACCGTGGTTGTCCACGCCGATGCCGACGACTTGGGCAAGGGCGGACACGAGCTGAGCAAGTCCACCGGCAATGCTGGTGCCCGAATTGGATGCGGAGTGATTGGAATTGCCAAGATCTAA
- the LOC6507868 gene encoding transmembrane protein 161B translates to MAVLGAQLVITLVMVSVIQKLSPHYSFAKWILCRTGLFRYLHPTDDELRSRGGVPKEKPTKGSRNKHANGTGNASSGQFHIPRSIEVDLETSPVLERDVVHLRYFTEYQWLLDFSVYAGIVYVVSELFHFYYPLRQEINLSMVWCLLVIFFALKLLSSLTVLYFQSDESIGERSMVIVACLVYLLVAMMVLIVDERILETGLEDAYTSFNASASKFLTEQGLPSSGPASKIVVKFFLAMGCGLLGSLFTFPGLRMAKMHWDSLKYCRGNRFLQVLLNLSFVLPFILVILWIRPISRDYLTVRVFQGMQQPLLKPHVFETLRLLLVVFVVLVRFALMPIYLQSYLNLAHDKILDLRKEAGRITNVEFKQKISSIFYYLCVVTLQFAAPLILCLYLTLMYKSLGGFSWTGIFRESVVLQHECAASEIESAVAAPEGEGEFNILESAQSLQASFSSLKNVFSTEVYKGFLGFATWWSYFTLFATSSLGIVYQSYFNKT, encoded by the exons ATG GCCGTACTGGGCGCACAACTGGTTATCACTCTGGTGATGGTCAGCGTCATTCAGAAGCTAAGTCCCCACTACTCATTTGCCAAATGGATCCTCTGCCGAACCGGACTCTTCCGCTACTTACATCCCACAGATGACGAACTACGCTCCCGCGGTGGCGTACCCAAGGAGAAGCCAACCAAAGGATCTCGGAACAAGCACGCAAATGGAACCGGAAACGCATCTAGTGGACAGTTTCATATTCCACGCAGCATCGAGGTGGATCTGGAAACCTCGCCAGTACTGGAGCGTGACGTGGTTCACCTGCGCTACTTCACAGAGTACCAATGGCTATTAGATTTTAGTGTCTATGCTGGCATTGTCTATGTGGTGTCTGAG CTTTTCCATTTCTACTATCCGCTTCGTCAGGAGATCAACCTAAGCATGGTCTGGTGCCTTTTGGTCATCTTCTTTGCGCTCAAACTCCTCTCCTCACTCACAGTGCTATACTTCCAAAGCGATGAGTCCATCGGCGAGAGGTCGATGGTGATTGTCGCCTGTCTGGTATACCTGCTAGTGGCCATGATGGTGCTCATCGTAGACGAACGCATCCTAGAAACCGGCCTTGAGGATGCCTACACCAGCTTTAACGCAAGTGCCTCCAAATTTCTCACCGAGCAGGGTCTACCTTCATC gggtCCCGCCTCTAAGATCGTGGTAAAATTCTTCTTAGCCATGGGCTGCGGTCTACTCGGGTCGCTGTTCACTTTCCCTGGTCTGCGTATGGCCAAGATGCACTGGGATTCCCTAAAGTACTGCCGCGGTAACCGTTTTCTGCAAGTACTGCTGAATCTCAGCTTTGTGCTGCCCTTCATCCTAGTCATTCTGTGGATCCGGCCAATCAGCCGCGACTACCTAACAGTCCGCGTCTTTCAGGGCATGCAGCAGCCACT aCTAAAGCCCCATGTCTTTGAGACTCTGCGACTCCTGCTGGTTGTGTTCGTGGTGCTGGTTCGCTTTGCTCTCATGCCCATCTATTTGCAGTCGTACCTGAACTTGGCCCACGATAAAATCCTCGACCTTCGCAAAGAGGCTGGCCGTATTACCAACGTAGAGTTCAAGCAAAAG ATCTCCTCCATTTTCTACTATCTGTGCGTTGTGACGCTGCAGTTCGCGGCACCGCTTATTCTGTGCCTGTATCTGACATTAATGTACAAGAGCTTGGGTGGATTCAGCTGGACAGGAATTTTCCGGGAGAGTGTTGTCCTCCAGCACGAGTGTGCCGCCAGCGAGATCGAGTCCGCCGTGGCTGCGCCCGAAGGAGAAGGCGAATTTAATATTCTGGAATCGGCACAATCGCTACAGGCGTCGTTTAGTAGCTTGAAAAAC GTGTTCTCCACGGAAGTGTACAAGGGCTTTTTAGGATTCGCCACTTGGTGGAGCTATTTCACGCTATTCGCTACATCCTCGCTGGGCATTGTCTACCAGTCCTACTTCAACAAGACCTAA
- the LOC6507203 gene encoding uncharacterized protein LOC6507203 gives MSNVHKPSFNKIWDLGEWDSQAIQHYKSISSIQKELRRGNWEYLCRHPEIRAIIRVILHQALNAKPQPTDIRKFVADFFNCCRTPMLVPMINNQVKYVKEQLRMGRWSKFDAEMLFMESPSTHSLLSTASEGGNVHPVLTYALVFKKPDECGIEKPPF, from the exons ATGTCGAATGTTCATAAACCGAGCTTTAATAAAATCTGGGATCTTGGCGAATGGGACTCTCAGGCCATTCAGCATTATAAATCCATATCAAGTATTCAAAAGGAACTGCGTCGCGGCAATTGGGAATATCTTTGTCGGCATCCCGAG ATTCGAGCCATAATCCGGGTTATATTGCATCAAGCTCTGAATGCTAAGCCCCAGCCCACCGATATCCGGAAATTTGTGGCCGACTTTTTTAATTGTTGCCGAACCCCAATGCTAGTGCCAATG ATAAATAATCAAGTTAAGTATGTTAAGGAGCAACTACGGATGGGCCGTTGGAGTAAGTTTGATGCCGAGATGCTGTTCATGGAGAGTCCTTCCACACACTCGCTCCTTTCGACGGCATCGGAGGGAGGTAATGTGCATCCGGTTCTCACGTATGCACTGGTTTTCAAAAAGCCTGACGAATGCGGCATTGAGAAGCCTCCTTTCTAG
- the LOC6507867 gene encoding protein new-glue 1: MRPILTLFLVVLASFIALSRQADTPSTSPSSDSSSTSPTSSSSSTSPSSSSSSTSPSSSSSSDTTATTTTTTTTTTTAATTTEKTKKHRRRHRRRRIIIIRRERDGEGRRRNRRREREDGESSGSGSGRIVRRVRVRERRFRRSGRRFA; this comes from the coding sequence ATGCGTCCAATCCTAACGCTATTCCTGGTCGTCCTGGCCTCATTCATAGCGTTGTCCCGCCAAGCCGATACGCCTAGCACATCACCTAGCTCTGATTCGAGTAGCACATCACCTACAAGCAGCTCGTCTAGCACTTCACCTAGCTCTTCGTCAAGTAGCACATCACCCTCAAGCAGTTCCTCCTCGGACACCACGGCCACCACAACAaccaccacaacaacaacaaccaccgCCGCCACCACAACCGAAAAAACCAAGAAGCATCGCCGGCGACACCGTCGTCGTCGCATCATCATCATTCGTCGGGAACGTGATGGAGAGGGTCGCCGCAGAAACCGCAGGCGCGAGCGCGAAGATGGCGAAAGCAGCGGAAGCGGAAGTGGCCGCATCGTGAGGCGTGTTCGTGTGCGTGAGCGTCGCTTCAGGCGTTCAGGACGTCGTTTTGCTTAA